One part of the Bicyclus anynana chromosome 8, ilBicAnyn1.1, whole genome shotgun sequence genome encodes these proteins:
- the LOC112052369 gene encoding ubiquitin carboxyl-terminal hydrolase 37 isoform X1 — MPVVSPSRYTPASAALSGSYRSTLSAAPGDKPYYRSGTYVSSTVRSSHAERTTEFRSRYSDVDGKRERKTSLVEYSRDADAGRYRAERSESRSRDASAARSECSRSAAGELPRAKRGAPGAAALAMSTVDFYNKYSPANYVPLTQRIQQAQAQSGYGEIARSKSISNDIGRPPAADCRPRRARNCTIAERAEGRTKDGSPSPAYAKRHSLANGARDTNGNEVPPGADARRRLDCKMAVTKLPADESRPPARALRHYLSQLEDCDGTGPKRGDERPVPVHLPPADRNGKTPSPPAAALAARRPSERLASIKNQLDPNNPIGKILEKSTVIQVENGDADHAERKALRGSPETKAKDLKSDIEKQSKAPKHTTNFASYIQISQPVASGATPKKPAEASDRLKNKEAKKSIKYIDSEEDRLSLENEMESPSGTGFENKTFEHENFLKKRTESGEAEAKDDGAKSMETSTESTVSELTVDSSPETPTARRNTLDLKDYDYIKSELAGGKSGPSGVRRSSERADVERGDKLSHTSGLNGLRNIGNTCFMNSVLQCLSNTRLLLEYLADDKYSADINTSLSCMKGALIKAFASVVKELWRGGERDAVVNTTSLKAQVQRFAPRFMGYSQQDAQEFLRYLLEGLHEDVNRVTVKPKPLLTEIDDGLSDSAKAAEAWARYLRTEDSRVGDIFVGQLKSTLRCTHCHHDSVTFDPFWDLSLPIPSRTGNLKLTQCLQHFVREEELDGDEKPTCSKCGVRRKCLKWFTVQKFPQVLVLHLKRFSPTERFRGKLSVVVEFPLSALDMSPFAAAPTHATYNLYAVSNHSGEYLPRRAVAGAVPAERARHVAVRGRAHARHLQPVRRQQPLG; from the exons ATGCCCGTGGTGTCGCCGTCGCGCTACACGCCGGCCTCGGCCGCGCTGTCGGGCTCCTACCGCTCCACGCTCAGCGCCGCGCCCGGCGACAAGCCCTACTACCGCTCCGGCACCTACGTGTCGTCCACCGTGCGCAGCTCGCACGCCGAGCGCACCACCGAGTTCCGCTCGCGCTACAGCGATGTGGACGGCAAGCGCGAGCGCAAGACGTCGCTGGTGGAGTACTCGCGCGACGCGGACGCGGGCCGCTACCGCGCGGAGCGCAGCGAGTCGCGCTCGCGGGACGCGTCCGCCGCGCGCAGCGAGTGCTCGCGCTCGGCGGCCGGCGAGCTCCCGCGCGCCAAGCGCGGCGCGCCCGGCGCGGCGGCGCTCGCCATGTCCACGGTGGACTTCTACAACAAGTACTCGCCCGCCAACTACGTGCCGCTGACGCAGCGCATCCAGCAGGCGCAGGCGCAGAGCGGCTACGGCGAGATCGCGCGCTCCAAGTCCATATCGAACGACATCGGCCGGCCGCCCGCCGCCGActgccgcccgcgccgcgccaGGAACTGCACCATCGCCGAG AGAGCCGAGGGCCGAACCAAGGACGGGTCGCCGTCGCCCGCCTACGCCAAGCGCCACTCGCTGGCCAACGGCGCGCGCGACACCAACGGCAACGAGGTGCCCCCCGGGGCCGACGCGCGCCGCCGCCTCGACTGCAAGATGGCCGTGACCAAGCTGCCGGCCGACGAGTCGCGCCCGCCCGCGCGCGCGCTGCGGCACTACCTCAGCCAGCTGGAGGACTGCGACGGCACCGGCCCCAAGCGCGGCGACGAGCGGCCCGTGCCCGTGCACCTGCCGCCCGCCGACCGCAACGGCAAGACGCCGTCGCCGCCGGCGGCCGCGCTCGCCGCCAGGCGCCCGTCCGAACGGTTGGCTAGTATCAAGAATCAGTTAGATCCGAACAACCCGATAGGAAAAATTCTAGAAAAATCGACAGTCATCCAAGTGGAAAACGGCGACGCAGATCACGCCGAGCGCAAAGCGCTCCGCGGCAGTCCCGAGACCAAGGCCAAGGATCTGAAGAGCGACATAGAGAAGCAGAGCAAGGCGCCGAAGCACACCACGAACTTCGCGTCCTACATACAGATATCGCAGCCGGTCGCGTCCGGGGCGACGCCCAAGAAGCCCGCGGAGGCGAGCGACAGGCTCAAGAACAAGGAAGCGAAGAAGTCGATCAAGTACATCGACTCCGAGGAGGACCGCCTGTCGCTCGAGAACGAGATGGAGTCTCCCAGCGGCACCGGCTTCGAGAACAAAACCTTCGAGCACGAGAACTTCCTGAAGAAGAGAACGGAGAGCGGCGAGGCGGAGGCGAAGGACGACGGCGCCAAGTCCATGGAGACCAGCACGGAGAGCACCGTCAGCGAGCTCACGGTGGACTCCAGCCCGGAGACGCCGACGGCGCGCAGGAACACCTTGGACTTGAAGGACTATGACTATATCAAGTCG GAGTTGGCCGGCGGCAAGAGCGGCCCCAGCGGAGTGCGGCGCAGCTCGGAGCGGGCGGACGTCGAGCGCGGCGACAAGCTCTCGCACACCAGCG GTCTGAACGGCCTGCGCAACATCGGCAACACTTGCTTCATGAACAGCGTGCTGCAGTGCCTGTCCAACACGCGCCTGCTGCTGGAGTACCTCGCCGACGACAAGTACTCCGCCGACATCAACACCTCGCTCTCCTGCATGAAGGGCGCGCTCATCAAAG CGTTCGCGAGCGTGGTGAAGGAGCTGTGGCGCGGCGGCGAGCGCGACGCGGTCGTCAACACCACGTCGCTGAAGGCGCAGGTGCAGCGGTTCGCGCCGCGCTTCATGGGCTACAGCCAGCAGGACGCGCAGGAGTTCCTGCGCTACCTGCTGGAGGGGCTGCACGAGGACGTCAACCGCGTCACCGTCAAGCCCAAGCCGCTGCTGACGGAGATCGACGACGGGCTCAG CGACTCGGCCAAGGCGGCGGAGGCGTGGGCGCGCTACCTGCGCACGGAGGACAGCCGCGTGGGCGACATCTTCGTGGGACAGCTCAAGTCCACGCTGCGCTGCACACACTGCCACCACGACAGCGTCACCTTCGACCCCTTCTGGGACCTCAG CCTGCCGATCCCGTCCCGGACGGGCAACCTCAAGCTGACGCAGTGTCTGCAGCACTTCGTGCGAGAGGAGGAGCTGGACGGCGACGAGAAGCCG ACGTGCTCCAAGTGCGGCGTGCGGCGCAAGTGCCTCAAGTGGTTCACGGTGCAGAAGTTCCCGCAGGTGCTCGTGCTGCATCTCAAGAG GTTCTCGCCCACGGAGCGCTTCCGCGGCAAGCTGTCGGTGGTGGTGGAGTTCCCGCTGAGCGCGCTCGACATGTCGCCGTTCGCGGCCGCGCCCACGCACGCCACCTACAACCTGTACGCCGTCAGCAACCACTCGGGTGAGTACCTTCCGCGGCGAGCTGTCGCCGGTGCAGTTCCCGCTGAGCGCGCTCGACATGTCGCCGTTCGCGGCCGCGCCCACGCACGCCACCTACAACCTGTACGCCGTCAGCAACCACTCGGGTGA
- the LOC112052369 gene encoding uncharacterized protein LOC112052369 isoform X2, translating to MPVVSPSRYTPASAALSGSYRSTLSAAPGDKPYYRSGTYVSSTVRSSHAERTTEFRSRYSDVDGKRERKTSLVEYSRDADAGRYRAERSESRSRDASAARSECSRSAAGELPRAKRGAPGAAALAMSTVDFYNKYSPANYVPLTQRIQQAQAQSGYGEIARSKSISNDIGRPPAADCRPRRARNCTIAERAEGRTKDGSPSPAYAKRHSLANGARDTNGNEVPPGADARRRLDCKMAVTKLPADESRPPARALRHYLSQLEDCDGTGPKRGDERPVPVHLPPADRNGKTPSPPAAALAARRPSERLASIKNQLDPNNPIGKILEKSTVIQVENGDADHAERKALRGSPETKAKDLKSDIEKQSKAPKHTTNFASYIQISQPVASGATPKKPAEASDRLKNKEAKKSIKYIDSEEDRLSLENEMESPSGTGFENKTFEHENFLKKRTESGEAEAKDDGAKSMETSTESTVSELTVDSSPETPTARRNTLDLKDYDYIKSELAGGKSGPSGVRRSSERADVERGDKLSHTSGLNGLRNIGNTCFMNSVLQCLSNTRLLLEYLADDKYSADINTSLSCMKGALIKAFASVVKELWRGGERDAVVNTTSLKAQVQRFAPRFMGYSQQDAQEFLRYLLEGLHEDVNRVTVKPKPLLTEIDDGLSDSAKAAEAWARYLRTEDSRVGDIFVGQLKSTLRCTHCHHDSVTFDPFWDLSLPIPSRTGNLKLTQCLQHFVREEELDGDEKPTCSKCGVRRKCLKWFTVQKFPQVLVLHLKRFSPTERFRGKLSVVVEFPLSALDMSPFAAAPTHATYNLYAVSNHSGTTYSGHYTAYCKHPYTGDWHEYNDSRVSVIAPRDVVSAEAYVLFYELAPRA from the exons ATGCCCGTGGTGTCGCCGTCGCGCTACACGCCGGCCTCGGCCGCGCTGTCGGGCTCCTACCGCTCCACGCTCAGCGCCGCGCCCGGCGACAAGCCCTACTACCGCTCCGGCACCTACGTGTCGTCCACCGTGCGCAGCTCGCACGCCGAGCGCACCACCGAGTTCCGCTCGCGCTACAGCGATGTGGACGGCAAGCGCGAGCGCAAGACGTCGCTGGTGGAGTACTCGCGCGACGCGGACGCGGGCCGCTACCGCGCGGAGCGCAGCGAGTCGCGCTCGCGGGACGCGTCCGCCGCGCGCAGCGAGTGCTCGCGCTCGGCGGCCGGCGAGCTCCCGCGCGCCAAGCGCGGCGCGCCCGGCGCGGCGGCGCTCGCCATGTCCACGGTGGACTTCTACAACAAGTACTCGCCCGCCAACTACGTGCCGCTGACGCAGCGCATCCAGCAGGCGCAGGCGCAGAGCGGCTACGGCGAGATCGCGCGCTCCAAGTCCATATCGAACGACATCGGCCGGCCGCCCGCCGCCGActgccgcccgcgccgcgccaGGAACTGCACCATCGCCGAG AGAGCCGAGGGCCGAACCAAGGACGGGTCGCCGTCGCCCGCCTACGCCAAGCGCCACTCGCTGGCCAACGGCGCGCGCGACACCAACGGCAACGAGGTGCCCCCCGGGGCCGACGCGCGCCGCCGCCTCGACTGCAAGATGGCCGTGACCAAGCTGCCGGCCGACGAGTCGCGCCCGCCCGCGCGCGCGCTGCGGCACTACCTCAGCCAGCTGGAGGACTGCGACGGCACCGGCCCCAAGCGCGGCGACGAGCGGCCCGTGCCCGTGCACCTGCCGCCCGCCGACCGCAACGGCAAGACGCCGTCGCCGCCGGCGGCCGCGCTCGCCGCCAGGCGCCCGTCCGAACGGTTGGCTAGTATCAAGAATCAGTTAGATCCGAACAACCCGATAGGAAAAATTCTAGAAAAATCGACAGTCATCCAAGTGGAAAACGGCGACGCAGATCACGCCGAGCGCAAAGCGCTCCGCGGCAGTCCCGAGACCAAGGCCAAGGATCTGAAGAGCGACATAGAGAAGCAGAGCAAGGCGCCGAAGCACACCACGAACTTCGCGTCCTACATACAGATATCGCAGCCGGTCGCGTCCGGGGCGACGCCCAAGAAGCCCGCGGAGGCGAGCGACAGGCTCAAGAACAAGGAAGCGAAGAAGTCGATCAAGTACATCGACTCCGAGGAGGACCGCCTGTCGCTCGAGAACGAGATGGAGTCTCCCAGCGGCACCGGCTTCGAGAACAAAACCTTCGAGCACGAGAACTTCCTGAAGAAGAGAACGGAGAGCGGCGAGGCGGAGGCGAAGGACGACGGCGCCAAGTCCATGGAGACCAGCACGGAGAGCACCGTCAGCGAGCTCACGGTGGACTCCAGCCCGGAGACGCCGACGGCGCGCAGGAACACCTTGGACTTGAAGGACTATGACTATATCAAGTCG GAGTTGGCCGGCGGCAAGAGCGGCCCCAGCGGAGTGCGGCGCAGCTCGGAGCGGGCGGACGTCGAGCGCGGCGACAAGCTCTCGCACACCAGCG GTCTGAACGGCCTGCGCAACATCGGCAACACTTGCTTCATGAACAGCGTGCTGCAGTGCCTGTCCAACACGCGCCTGCTGCTGGAGTACCTCGCCGACGACAAGTACTCCGCCGACATCAACACCTCGCTCTCCTGCATGAAGGGCGCGCTCATCAAAG CGTTCGCGAGCGTGGTGAAGGAGCTGTGGCGCGGCGGCGAGCGCGACGCGGTCGTCAACACCACGTCGCTGAAGGCGCAGGTGCAGCGGTTCGCGCCGCGCTTCATGGGCTACAGCCAGCAGGACGCGCAGGAGTTCCTGCGCTACCTGCTGGAGGGGCTGCACGAGGACGTCAACCGCGTCACCGTCAAGCCCAAGCCGCTGCTGACGGAGATCGACGACGGGCTCAG CGACTCGGCCAAGGCGGCGGAGGCGTGGGCGCGCTACCTGCGCACGGAGGACAGCCGCGTGGGCGACATCTTCGTGGGACAGCTCAAGTCCACGCTGCGCTGCACACACTGCCACCACGACAGCGTCACCTTCGACCCCTTCTGGGACCTCAG CCTGCCGATCCCGTCCCGGACGGGCAACCTCAAGCTGACGCAGTGTCTGCAGCACTTCGTGCGAGAGGAGGAGCTGGACGGCGACGAGAAGCCG ACGTGCTCCAAGTGCGGCGTGCGGCGCAAGTGCCTCAAGTGGTTCACGGTGCAGAAGTTCCCGCAGGTGCTCGTGCTGCATCTCAAGAG GTTCTCGCCCACGGAGCGCTTCCGCGGCAAGCTGTCGGTGGTGGTGGAGTTCCCGCTGAGCGCGCTCGACATGTCGCCGTTCGCGGCCGCGCCCACGCACGCCACCTACAACCTGTACGCCGTCAGCAACCACTCGG GCACCACGTACTCGGGCCACTACACGGCGTACTGCAAGCACCCCTACACCGGCGACTGGCACGAGTACAACGACTCCAG AGTGTCAGTGATCGCACCGCGCGACGTGGTGTCGGCGGAGGCGTACGTGTTGTTCTACGAGCTGGCGCCGCGCGCATAG